A region of the Prevotella melaninogenica genome:
GTATCTCACCCAATTTGATAGCGAGTGGTGCAAACGACATTGCCATTCGATGGTCTTCGTAGGTTTCAATGATGGGTTCTGCCATTGGTTCACAGCGTTCACCATTCCACGAAAGCTCTGTTCCATTCTCATCATAGAGGATATAGCCTAACTTCTCCATCTCTCTCTTCATAGCTTCAATACGGTCAGTCTCTTTAATCTTCAGACTGCCTAAACCTGTGAAACGAAAGGGTATTCCTAATAATGGACACACTGCGATGAGTGTTTGGGCTAAGTCTGGCTGGTTGGTAAAGTCATACTCCATTCTATTCAGCATTCGTGAATGGCGTGTCAATATCGCTTCCGGTAAGCCATTAGAATCTTTATCCTTAAAACTTGTCTTTATTCCTAATAGTGAGAAGATGTAACGCACAGCCGAGTCACCTTGTCGTGAGCCATCTTTCAGTCCCTGTAATGTCACTTTTGAAACAGTGTCATCAGCCAGAGCAAGTATCTCATACCAGTAGCTTGCTGCGCTCCAATCACTTTCTATCGTATAGGCACGTTGCTGATAGGCTTGCGGCTTCACACTAATCGTGTCAAAGTCTGTCCATTCTGCCGATACACCAAATTCATGCATAAGATGCAATGTGAGGTCTATGTAAGGTCGAGAAATAATGTTACCCGTCAACTTTAGTTCTAATCCTTTTGTCAGAATAGGCGCAATCATCAGCAGTGCAGAAATATATTGCGAACTGACGTTACCTGGTATCTCCAGTGTCCCTCCTTCAAGTTGTTTGCCACGTATGTGGAGTGGGGGAAACCCCTCTTCGCCAACATACTCAATTTCTGCCCCTAAATCACGCAGTGCATCTACAAGAATACCAATCGGACGGTGTTTCATTCGCTCCGTTCCAGTGATTGTATTTTCGCTATTAGTTGCACTTAGATAAGCTGTCATAAAGCGCATAGCCGTGCCTGCTGCTTTAATGTCGATAATATCCGACTGCTTGTTTAACCCATGGATGATAACCTCTGTGTCATCGCAATCCGATAGATTTTCTGGTATCATTCCTCCCTTTGTTAGTGCTTGAATAATCAGTGCACGGTTACTGATACTTTTTGAAGCTGGAAGCGTGATAGAAGTATCAATAGGTTTGGGGCAAGTTATGATGTATTGCATGTGTATTTAGTGCAGATTTATAATAGGACAAAAGTACAAAATAAACTTGGGATAAGAGAAAAAGAAGTCCAAAAGTTTGCTAATACGGTGGAAAGTAACTAATTTTGCATTGCTTTAAAAGCAACGGGATGTAGTTCAGTAGGTTTAGAATGCTGGTCTGGGGGACCAGTGGTCGCCAGTTCGAGCCTGGTCATCCCGACACTGAAATGTAATTACAAAAGAGGCTATTATGGCCTCTTTTTTTGTTGATAAGAATCAGATTGATGACCTACTTTATGTCACATGTGCCTTTACTCCATGTTGAGAGTGGACAATAATAAATCCTTTCTTTCCTTTCTTTTCAATGTGTGGGGGCTTAGCACCAATTGTGCGGAGGCTTAGCACCAATGGTGCGCATGGTGAACACCAATGGTGCGGACAGTTTATAGCCTCGCAAAAAGCCTACTATATGTAGTGAGAAAAGGACTATTTACATCTTATACCATGGTGGAAAGAAAGCGTGTCACGAGTGATAATGTAGGGTTAACAATCTTCTTTGTATTATAGACTGAAACGAACAATACCCTTTGTGTTTAAGAAGTATGCCGATAGAAAATGTTTTTATCTCAAATCTTATTTGTATCTTTGCCTACTCTATTGGGATGATAAAACCAAAATCTATTGTATTACGTAATTAAAACAAATGAAGAAAATGGCTACAATGAGCGTAACCTCTTGGGCAAATCTATTGGAGAATTCTCTACAGTTTATTTATAAAAAAAATGTGCTAAATAGCTTCCCATCTTGGAGAAGATATGCGGGGAAAGGCATATCAATGCTTTTCGCTTGTCTTTTGTTAGGTCAGTCAGCTAATGCTCAGAATTTCAGAACTTTGCGAGATGTAAATGTGAATGAGACTGTACTTGACCTTTCACAGACAGACTGTAAAGTGATTCCTCGCAATGCGATGCACTCTTGTCATCGTCTTACATCACTTACACTCCCTCCAAAACTTGATTCTATCGGTACGCAAGCGTTCTTTGCTTGTGACGGAATAGGTGGAAAACTACATTTCCCTGCAACTACACGTGTGGTAGATGCTTCTGCTTTCAATAGTTGTAAGCAATTGACAGAACTTGTGTTTGATGGCTCTACACGCATAGGGGCATTCGCTTTTGCTAATTGTAGTGGACTCCGTGAAGTTCGTCTTTCGGCATCAGTGCCTCCAGTTTGTGCTGACAATGCTTTTGATGGTATAGACCTTAGCCGTGTGAAACTTGTCGTTCCTGCAAAAGCAAAGAAGGCATATCGTAACGCACCGGGCTGGCGTAATTTCTTTGCACGTCCAAAGTTGGAGAATGTATGCGATCCAGAGAATATTCTTGTACCTCGTCCTCTCAAATTAGAAGTCTATAAAAATAATCTTCCTCTCAAATGGCAAGATGTTGTAGGGGTAGAAGCTTCACCCGAATTGGGTAATGAAAAGATGCAAGCTGAGCGCATTCTTGGTGAGCGAACAGCATATAAGAAGGGACGTAAAACTGGTTCGATGGTGCGTTTGGCACTTGATAAGTCGCTTACAAATGATGAGGCTTACACCTTGCAGGTAAATGATAAGGGAGTAACTATCAAGGGACGTACAGCTACGGCAGTGTTTAACGGACTGATGACACTTGAACAACTCTGTATTGGTAATGGTGTTTCGGCACGTTCTACGAAGATACCTGCACTCTTTATCGCGGACCAACCACGTACGGCAATTCGTGAGTTGATGGTTGACCCAGTGCGTCATTTCATTCCATTTGAAGATTTGAAGGGCTTTGTCGTTGAGATGGCACGTTATAAGTTTAATGCACTTCATCTTCATCTTGTAGACGATCAGGCATGGCGTATAGAGATAAAGAAATATCCAGAACTTGTCGAGAAGGGTTCTGACCGTGTCGGTATGGATGATATGCCAGAGCGTATCAGCGGTTATTATACACAAGACCAGATGCGCGAATTGGTTCGTTTCGCAGCCCAGTATCATGTTATGGTGATTCCAGAGATTGAACTCCCAGGGCATGAGGTAGCTGCTGTTCACTGCTTTCCACAGCTCTCTTGCGCTAAGAAGCCTGTGCCAATTCGCTTGACTTGTGGTGTGAGCAATGAGTTGCTTTGTCCTGCAGAGCCATTTGTTTATGAGTTCCTCGATAATGTCCTGACAGAGTTAGCCGATGTGTTCCCTGCTCCATACGTTCATTTGGGCGGTGATGAGGCTGGTCAGCCACCATTGGGTGCATGGTCTGACTGTGCTGCTTGTACGGCATTGAAGCAGAAGGAAGGCTATACAGAGAACTGGCAATTGCAGCAATACCTCTTTGATCGAGTAATTAACAAACTTCAGTCTTTGGGAAAGACACCAATGTATTGGTATGAACAGGAGTTTAAGACTATTCAGCCGGGATGCGTTGTTTACGCATGGAGACATGGTCTGACGAAGACAGCTATTGATGCTGCCGTCCGGAATAAGGCGAAGATTATGCTTTGTCCGGGTGAGCACTGCTACTTAGACTATCCTCAGCAGCGGGGTGATATGCCAGAGAAGAACTGGGGTATGCCAGTTACAACACTTGAACAGACCTATCG
Encoded here:
- a CDS encoding 3-phosphoshikimate 1-carboxyvinyltransferase, with the translated sequence MQYIITCPKPIDTSITLPASKSISNRALIIQALTKGGMIPENLSDCDDTEVIIHGLNKQSDIIDIKAAGTAMRFMTAYLSATNSENTITGTERMKHRPIGILVDALRDLGAEIEYVGEEGFPPLHIRGKQLEGGTLEIPGNVSSQYISALLMIAPILTKGLELKLTGNIISRPYIDLTLHLMHEFGVSAEWTDFDTISVKPQAYQQRAYTIESDWSAASYWYEILALADDTVSKVTLQGLKDGSRQGDSAVRYIFSLLGIKTSFKDKDSNGLPEAILTRHSRMLNRMEYDFTNQPDLAQTLIAVCPLLGIPFRFTGLGSLKIKETDRIEAMKREMEKLGYILYDENGTELSWNGERCEPMAEPIIETYEDHRMAMSFAPLAIKLGEIRINNPEVVSKSYPLYWDDLRKAGFHIQQVD
- a CDS encoding family 20 glycosylhydrolase, with protein sequence MATMSVTSWANLLENSLQFIYKKNVLNSFPSWRRYAGKGISMLFACLLLGQSANAQNFRTLRDVNVNETVLDLSQTDCKVIPRNAMHSCHRLTSLTLPPKLDSIGTQAFFACDGIGGKLHFPATTRVVDASAFNSCKQLTELVFDGSTRIGAFAFANCSGLREVRLSASVPPVCADNAFDGIDLSRVKLVVPAKAKKAYRNAPGWRNFFARPKLENVCDPENILVPRPLKLEVYKNNLPLKWQDVVGVEASPELGNEKMQAERILGERTAYKKGRKTGSMVRLALDKSLTNDEAYTLQVNDKGVTIKGRTATAVFNGLMTLEQLCIGNGVSARSTKIPALFIADQPRTAIRELMVDPVRHFIPFEDLKGFVVEMARYKFNALHLHLVDDQAWRIEIKKYPELVEKGSDRVGMDDMPERISGYYTQDQMRELVRFAAQYHVMVIPEIELPGHEVAAVHCFPQLSCAKKPVPIRLTCGVSNELLCPAEPFVYEFLDNVLTELADVFPAPYVHLGGDEAGQPPLGAWSDCAACTALKQKEGYTENWQLQQYLFDRVINKLQSLGKTPMYWYEQEFKTIQPGCVVYAWRHGLTKTAIDAAVRNKAKIMLCPGEHCYLDYPQQRGDMPEKNWGMPVTTLEQTYRLDPAWGQDSIFVSDNLLGVSGTLWSECINSTERIYYQAFPRAAALAEAGWSVPERRSYKEFLTRVRPLTDDMQRRGVAVNVR